ATCCTTCGTGGCAGCGCACTTGACACGTCGGTCCAGTTCCAGAAAGGACTGATACCAGGCCAGCCGCGCATCAAGGAGCGGCACCAGAGCGTGTATCAGAACTTCGTCCAACTCGATCAGTGGTCGGACGATACCGTCGAAACTGCCATGCTTGACGGTCTTGGGCAGGCGGATGCCAAATATCCTCAGCAGCCCGCGGACTTCGTTTGCGAGGTCCATCGTCTTCTTGAGAAGCGCCTTGCGCGTGCTCAGTAGCGCACGAACGCCATGCGCCTCACGGCTCTTCATATGAACCGGGCTGAACCAGCCGGTGCGCAAAACCTGGGCGATGCCTCGCGCATCATTCCTGTCGGTCTTGTTGCGCATGGCCGACAGCGCGGCATTCACCTGGCGCGCCTCCATACAAACGGTATCAAACCCCGCGCCAGTCAGTCCGAAGAAGAGATGCTGGCTCATCGTTCCAGCCTCAAAGCCGATGCGGTCAATGGAATACGGCAAGGCCGTCAAGCAAGCCGCAATGTCTTCAACCTCGCACGGCAGCTCCCGCTCCAACATCACCTTGCCCTTGCCGTCGACGATGCAAAGAGCACACGACCGCAGCGACACATCCAATCCAGCAAAATATTCCATCATCTTTCTC
This DNA window, taken from Hoeflea algicola, encodes the following:
- a CDS encoding IS110 family transposase, producing MGCLCSGVELPIRSQDICEQGRKMMEYFAGLDVSLRSCALCIVDGKGKVMLERELPCEVEDIAACLTALPYSIDRIGFEAGTMSQHLFFGLTGAGFDTVCMEARQVNAALSAMRNKTDRNDARGIAQVLRTGWFSPVHMKSREAHGVRALLSTRKALLKKTMDLANEVRGLLRIFGIRLPKTVKHGSFDGIVRPLIELDEVLIHALVPLLDARLAWYQSFLELDRRVKCAATKDKVCMRMMTVPGVGPIAALTFKSAVDDPSRFRRSRTVAAHFGLTPRRYQSGEADNPGRISKAGDRDVRATLYAAANALLMRTIAGSQIKTWGMRRIRTKGRRRAVVAVARKLAVVLHRIWTDGTEFRPVKVEGMA